In Oncorhynchus gorbuscha isolate QuinsamMale2020 ecotype Even-year linkage group LG03, OgorEven_v1.0, whole genome shotgun sequence, the DNA window GTAGGTTAGTGACAAATCTCAATTTATTCCATTTTAAATTCTGTCTAtaacagcaaaatgtggaaaaagtcaaggagtgtgaatacttcctgaaggcactgtattctagtcatgggtCATcctataactactgctgtacataccttttctattcatatacacacacacacacatatattcatacacacacactttccggATTCTGTCTGCTTGTTCTGATACTTTTTGGTTATTTTATTGCTAAATATGACTCCTGTcagagctagaaacataagcatttcgctgcaccaaTAAACTTTGAATCTAAAAACACACACCATGCTCTCTTGTAGATGCACTACACATCCAGACTTGGTTTACTATGTGTGTTAGAGAACGAGAGTCGATACTTTATCAATAACGTAGCGGTTAAAGCATTGAGGTATGAAAGAACGGGTCAGAGAgacggtttcccagacacaggggacactgtggccccatccgacttAATCTGTATTGGGTGAAACCTCCCCATGGTTGTTTTTTTACTTCACACAGTGCACAAATAGATCCAaaacaatgtgtgtgtgagaaaatCTGTTGGAGAAAAAACTACTTTATTGCCCGTATGAAATAACAGTTCACATCAAGGCCTGCATCGGTTTCTGACTGCAGCACAAACTTAATCTAAATGTGCAATGTTTTTTATTCATTTAagaaatatacatatattttattATTCTAAATGCAAGGGAGTATTTTGTTAACTTTGTTGTTGAGGTACTTAAATGTTAAACCACCAAACAGTTACAATGTTCAATATTTAAGAGTTGCTCATGCATTCTTTAAATGTTTGAAGAAAATTTGCAGTGAGACCACAATTTTCCTttgaacaaaaaaaatgtatcttgTAAAATTCAATTGGGTCGATCCTCTCAGAAGTCTACAGAAGCAGACAGAAGAGAAGTTTGGGTTCCACATTGGAAGATGCCACTCGATTCTCATGACCCGTTTCTACTTACAGCCCAGGCGAAGAGAGTGTGACCACAAAGTCCCAGAGAATGCATAAACGTCTTTAAATATTAAAAAGCCAGCAGATAAATTTTAACAGAGAAATAACCAAAGGATTTGCAACAGTCACAGCTTAAAATACAAAAACGAAATCTTTAGAAAATCAAAATTAAAGCACTTTTTTCCAATTTATGGACACTACAAGCATTTGATTCTTGTTGTCCAGCTTCAGTCCGCCTCGAGGGCAGAGACTGTCATGTCTTCTTCAGTGACCGAGAAGCCCAGTGCCTGAATGGATCCATACAGTATGTTTTATTGAGTTGTTGTATGTCAAAGATAACAGCTGCACATATTGCAGATCAGGGTTAAAAAACAAATTAATGCAAACATGATTGCAATCAGAACATACCTTTAAATCCTTCTTCAGGCATACAGACTGAAAAAAGAACACAGAAACCAATGTTAGCAAATGGAATCTTTCAATTCATAGTGTACAAAAGATTCAGGGTATACAAAATAAAGAAGAAAGAAAATTGAAAAACGAGAGGAAAAGAAACATACCCTGATAAACGTCATCCAATGCTGCATAATCTGCTATGGGTTCATCAGCCTGAAAGAAAAAGACAAAATGCATATTCAGAAATCAGCAACATCAAACCAGTCACTGCTCATCTCCGGTAATGACGTGTTCAATTTCATATTAGATACTAGTCTTTACCCCATTCAATTTGATTTTACTTTAAATTCAAGTTTCTAATCAAATCTAATATAAATGCAGTACATACCTTCAGACAGATGACGCTCTCTGGGATGACTCCTAGGCTGCCGAGGGTGGCAGAGTCGTCCGTTAGACACCGGCCGTCGATCGACAGGTTCTGATCAAACGGGGCCACAGAGAAGGCATGCATGATCTGAGGGAGAACCATTAACACACAAAAGAGTTAGGGATCAGGAATCCTTAGATTCAGTGTTGAGCAAAAACAAGGATGATGCATTATGGTTATTCGAGCCTCCATCGATGGCAACACTGGTGAACCCCTCACTTGTATTTTGAGCTCCTTGAGTGTCTGATTGGCTGAGACGATGAGTGCTTTCTCTCCCCGGAGCTTCCTGCGCCTTGTGCTCCTCCTGATACCCGATTTTCCGCCACTGGCCATGGGGGCCGGACTTGCGGCAGCACCGATGGTGCAGTCACTCAGCCTCTGACGCTTCGCCCCGTCCTCTATCTGGACAGACAGCATGTGACCAGGAAGCAAGGGAAACATCGGGCAATATCCATGTCAATCATCCTCTCAGCACTTCTAACTTCTACATTATTGGTAAATGGCTTAGTTCACAAAACCATCACTCAAACATTCAATTCTTAGAGACTTATAAGCAACAAAAAGTGAAACTAAAGTGAGGGGTTTGTGTCCTACCTGGCTAAAGTCAGGGTCTCGCTCTCCGTCCACCTTAGTAACAggctcctccctctcatcctctgccTCCGACCCACTCACATTCACCTCAGGAGCTGCCTCCATTAGCTAAATAGGAAGGCAGTTGTATTCTTCTCTGGAGATTCATACTATTTGCATATTACACTCTGCGACAGACATATTTcctaaagagagaaagagggggagagaaagacactcaCCCTCTTGTCGTCTATGACCTTGCGGACGTAGACTGTGGCTTGTGCGTACTCTCTCATGTCCCTCTGTTGCTGGAAGATGAAGCCTTCTCTGCAGTCCCTACAAAGCTCTGGACACAGAACACAAACACAGTCAAACAGTTCCTCTGCACAGTTCTCAAAGAATCATAACAGAATAACAGCAGTAAGTCACACAGTTGAGGGAAATCATAAGGACTTTAATCTCACCAGGCTGGGTGGTGTACTCCACACTGGAGCCGTTGGGTGTGGCCTGACTGATCCGGCAGATGGAGATTGGCTGATCAACCAGGAAGTGTCTGCTGATCACCTCCCATTCACCGGGCCAGAGAAGAGCTATACTGTGCAGAGGGAACAGCACACAACATGAGACCAGGAGGGATGGATGATGAAGACCAGAGCAGGGCTGTATAAAACATGAAAACAACATGGGCCGAGAGGGGTCAGACAGAGGTCAGTGAAGTCACTCACTGTTGGGCGTCTCCCATTAACATggagtcatgggtgaacatgAAGCCTCCATGGGGACAAAGTAGCAAACTGTTCCCCACGCTAGACACTGGGGTGGTCTTAGTGGGCCTCctacagagaggggggggagaagtCATTCATTTGGCGGTTTGAATGGTGAAGCACACAAAAAACAATGCATTGGATTAGGACTGGACTTACCTGATGAACTTTCTCCACTCGTCCACAAAAAACAGAGGAACTATGTAGAGAATGTCCGTCTCCTAAAACAAAGATTGGATTCATCAGTATGTCAACATGTCATCAACAAATATATTCAGTTCAGCCAATAAGATATCTATCAAGTGTACAAACTGTTAATACCTCTTATTACCTGTGCAATAATCATTATCACCTGTGTACTTAGGTTATTACATGAGTAATTAAAGTGTGTTATTACACGTGTACTAACTTATTACTTGTCTAGTAGGCTTGGGCagtataccggggtatttggaaaAAGCCACAGGATGGTCAATAACTCAACTAGTTTTCCCATACATTTTATGGGAAAAaacatttttctccccaatttcgtggtgtccaattggtagttagtcttgtctcattgctcaaggtcaaaggtcaagagccgtgcatcctccgaaacacaagcCAACCGCACTGCTTCTCGACAAAATGCCCACTTaagcccggaagccagccgcaccaatgtgttggaggaaacactgtacacctggcaaccttgtcagcacgcactgcgcccggcccacaaaaggagtcgctagtgcgcgataggacaaggacatccctgctggccaaaccttccccctaacccggacgacgatgGACCAATTGTTCCCCACTCCATGGGTCTTCGAACCCACAATCTCTAGTGGCACTgcaatgcagtaccttagaccctGCACAACTCGGGAGGCCCCAAttgtagctactttttaagtaaatacctgcagtcaacttgtgcaatacgttaGGAGTTAAAACAGATTGCATTCATTTCACAGCTCAAATTATTTTACATTATAAAACAGTTCCCCAGAACAAATGAGCCAGTCACATATTTCtttgtaaatagcacaacagGAGAAAGTGGGAGCAGGTGAGTCCAGCTGTGTATTGACAGGGGTCGTGTTTTATATTGAAAGTCAGTGTGTTTATGCATCAACAGAGTTATCAGGGGAGTGCAACTACagttttccttcacagaaaataTATTAGTactgtaactgacagttagacttacaggttatgtcgttgtcttttgtttgaattgtttatgtttccgctgtgcgggggaaatgataatacaaacGGAAcaacgtagctaatactgttgtatcggggatccttattgtagcaacacacttttggagggaaggcaatcctgcgctgcgttagctaagttttcatgtcatcgggtgtagttcataaaggttgaagagtgtatgttaggatgaagtgtgaattcatgccaggaataataagtgtgaagtttgatttcctcccttctgtaataagcagccaatgaggtatttgttcctttattaatgtgtttaatctgaacccgttataacgccggttaaactgttatgtatgtatgcacttcagagttataccaagctaataagtcactcgtaagataaggttgtaagagtgtgcataactgtttttttttcatttagtttatagttctcacggaaggtgataattctgactaaaactacagaataaagccgccagttaaaatcagggaacggttgtgctcgtggttactgaagggagctacaagTACAACATTCGGCTACACTGAGAAGCACAGGAGAAAGGTAGCTACACATCAGAGTGCTGTTGGTTTGTAAATTCTCATCCAgtggagaagtgcaactgaaACAACATTTGTCTGTGTCGagcagaaattacaataagaagcatttcaaatcTGCTTTTATAAAACACAGCAGTATATTTCTTATGGGTTTCATCATTTTTCTGTGTGTGAAACTTGCTAGTTttctacagtggcaagaaaaagtatgtgaaccctctgtaatttctgcataaattggtcatcaaattttaACTGATATTCATCTAAgccacaacaatagacaaaaaaataacacacaaattattgccAAACCTGTCCCAACTTTTTAGAGTACCAGATGCGAGCAGTAAATTGGAGATTCATCTCGCGCTCGTAGCACCCGCCGATTGGGTTCTCTTTCCCTGCACACTTGTACCCCCACTGTTTGTGAGTCTGGTCGCTTTAAAGACACGGTTCCCAATTAACACAACAAGCAAAACTACTTTGaaaacataaaaacaaatgaTCGCATCGATACAGACCGCAAACCGGCTACACAAAGCTTAAGTAGGCTACCAAAGGGAATCTGAACGCAGTTCGCTAGAGTCCGGTGTTTCAGCCTAAGGTGCCCATTGTATTCGAAATTGATAACATCTCAAATCTACTGCAAAGGCATTTTAGAAGCATTGCCTCTATAGCCAATACCGGACACTCAATCATTCTACATCGCACAGTCTTCTAAACTCCCGACTCCATTTAATGACAatatgtttatatttatttttgattATACTTTTGTAATGCTTTTTGTGACGTGGATCATAATTAGTTACAGTATATCAGGTTGCGTGATCCTCGTATTGTTACTTGGAAAATACAACTAATGGGACGCAGAATTAAATGTATATCACACTCGCACAAATGCGACCAGTTATTGTTTGTATTTGCATTGAATTTATTTCACTAGCAAATGCGAGTGAACTGCTGGCACTttagagcccactgaatgtccatCTTATGTTCGCTAACGTTAACTTAAAACCATTCGTGTTTACCTTTCCACAACACACGGAGTCGAAAAGGGATTTGACCATGTGTTTACGTACAGCTGACAGTCAGCAAACTCAGCATCACAACAAACAGGGGGGCAGACACCCGGTAGCTACGTCGAAAAATTAATTTCCATGTCCGTTGACACAAACTCCGTACATGTCTGTGTCACTGCTCGAGAATCGAGATGTTAGATTTACTCAGTggatttatttttattaaaatgttgtttttttttaaaaatgataTAAACCAGGCCCTATTCATTTTTGCATACTTTCAACTCGGATCTCGTACCTGCGTACATGGACAGAGAATTGCGTAGTTGGTACGCAAAATGCGTGCATGTTGGCAGGTctttatattgaatacataatttaaacattcacagtaggttggaaaaagtatgtgaacacctaatgacttctccaaaagctaattggagtcaggagtcagctaacctggagtccaatcattGAGATTTTGGTTAGAGCTGCTTTGCCCTATAAATAAAACTCACAAAATGtaagtttgctattcacaagaagcattgcctgatgtgaaccattaagaattgttgccttgcataaagctggaaagggttacaaaagtatctctaaaagccttgatgttcatcagtccgtGTTAAGacattgtctataaatggagaaagttcagcactgttgctactctccttaggagtggccgtcctgcaaagatgaccaAGAGCACAGCGCAAAATGCTCAATGAGATTAAGAATCCTAgaatgtcagctaaagacttacagaaatctctggaacatgatAACATCCCTGTTGACGAATCTATGATTCGTAAAACACTACAAAATAAtgatgttcatgggaggacaccacggaagaagccgctgctgtccaaaaaaacatggctgcacgtctgaagtttgcaaaagtgcacctggatgttccacagtgctactggcaaaatattcagtggacagattaaactatctatccgccaattgaagctcaacagaagttgggtgatgcaaagGACAACGACACAAATCATAGAAGTAAATcatcaacagaatggcttcaacaaaagaaaatacgccttctggtgtggcccagtcagagtcctgacctcaacccaattgagatgctgtggcatgacctcaagagagcagttcacaccagacatcccaaaaatattgctgaactgaaagttttgtaaagaggaatgatccaaaattcctcctgaccgttgtggaggtctgatccgcaactccagaaaacatttggttgagtttattgctgccaaaggagggtcaaccagttattaaatccaaggaaTCACATACTTTTCCACAGTGTGTACAATAAAGACATGAACACGTATAgttgtttgtgtgttgttagtttaagcagactgtgtttgtctattgttgtgacctagatgaagatcagatcaaattgtatgaccagtttatgcagaaatccaggtattgccaaagggttcacatactttttcttgccactgttaGTGGCTGAATGAATGAGACGGACATCACAGCGTTAGCTTTCTGCTGTGTTTGAGAAATCTGTACCACTGCCAAACCATCTTGATTTCCTTGCGTtttttctcctctccattctcggCCCATCTGCTCCCCCCAGGCATTCTCTGAGCAAAGCAGGCAGACCAGTTACCCTAGCGACTCCACAGACACAGCGTGTACACATGCTGTTCCAGAGCCAGGACTGTTCTTCCTTCAGACAAGCATGCGTCAAAACTTTGTTAATTTGCACAATGTCTCGTTCATATTCACTTGTAAATATCCACTCACCAAAAATGAGTCGATATTGTTATTACCTGTGCACTAACAGTTATTACCTGCGGCCACTTGGTGAGTGTGGGTCTGTTCTTCTCCTGGAACAGGTTGAGGAGGGAGCTCTTCTGTTCTGATGCCATCATCCTGTTCAGAGCCTCATTCTCCTTCCCCTCACGCTCCAGCCTCTACAGGAAAACCCACAGGGATATCACACAGCTAAAAGGAATGTGTGATCAGCTCAATTTGGTTTTTCCATTTACAAGGCtagagaggagtagggagagagagacaacagtatctctatccctcccaccaCCTCGGTCCATCCCTTCTTACCAGGCACTGCTGACAGGGCTCCTGTAGCTGGGTGAACTGGGGGGCTCTGGGGAAATACACCCTCAGTTTGGACCACACCTCCTCCGTCACCAGCCGCCTCTCGCTCTCCAGGATACTCAGGCCACCATGCCGACAGAGGATGTCCTCGTTGAAGGTCTTCATCTCCTCCTCGTCTTCATCCTGGTTCTCTGGGCCGTACTCTGGAATCAGACAGCAATAGTCAAACAATACTGGGCCACACTGATAAAGAACCAGACAGCAATAACCAATCTAATCAATCATGATCTCCGCACAAAGGAGGTGAATATGTTATTTCTGACATGATTCTAATAATATTGTAGTTACCTACTCTACATGTCATTGTGACaagtagtttttcatgttgtacTCTGTGACCTCTGCTGGTTTGTGTACCTTTAGTAGCAGTGATCTCTGGTCCCTCTCCGTTGGTTTTGCCGTCGATGTGTTTGGTCTCCTCCTCGTCCTCATCCAGCTGCTCCAAGGCCAGCTGTCTCCAGCTCCGAAGAGACGTCTTGCCCACCCAgtacccctcatcactgtcagaTAGGGGTGAGATATtagaacatacacacactgcgCAAACTGCAATCGCTAGCTGCAGTACTACAAACATGTCTGGATCAATAAAATATACTGTTATTTTGTCTAACATTCTGCACTGCGAGGACTGTTTTACGAACAAAAAACGTTGCCATTAATCTGTGAGTATATGTGGTTACCTTTTGGGCGGGCCCTTGACAAGGTTGGTGACTTCTTTGTAGTCCTCGGCCAGCTGGTTCTTTAGCCGCAGCACCCTGCATCTCTGGCCCACACATTCCTCACAGAGAGTTGACCCTGGACACAGGGTCACACACacaaggtcagaggtcacagaGAGGAGCTGAGACTATCTATGCATATCAGCAATGTCTCTTACCATCTAGTCTTGGTCCTCCGCCGTATCTGTCAAAGAGAAGCTCTGCTGCTTTAACAGAGATCCTCTTGGCCTCCCCCACCTTGTCTGGGTGAAGTTTACCATGAGAACAGAGGAAGTTGCCGTTGTCGATTTCTTTAGTGACCGTCGAGTCGTCCAGCCATTTCTTCAACCACTCCAGAGGCACAAACTCATACTGCTGGcctgaaacaaacacacaaacatgaaacaCTCGACCCGGACCTCAACCTTGTAACATGGACATCTTAGTTGAACTTAAGTGCTGGGAAAAAGAACTCTGGATAAAGAAAAAATGGACAACACACAGTATATTGCACTCTTATAACATTTATTGTAAATACCTCAAGAGCTATATTCTTGTGTGACTTTGTTTCTTTACAAAGTAAGCATAGCTACTGTTAATGTACCTGCATAGCATACCAAGGATGTGGTATAATTAGGGCAGTAAAAATTCTCTGCAAATTATTTCTGACGCCATTAATCGCAACTCCATTTCTTTACCGGACGGACCTTTGAAGCGTGTTTCCACACGGACCCTTTTAAAAACGCACAACTACAGCCAATACTTGTTCCTTTATGTCGCTGAAGACCGTGTGCCTCTAGCTAGCAACCTGATAACTTGACCACAAAATTGGATGGCACAGGAAGAACTGAGAAGGAATAGGCTACTTAAAGTTATCTGGGCCCAGTTTCCCCGATAGTGATGCAACTTAGGCTTAGGATCTTTCCTACAATTGCCGAAGATCTAATATGCGTTCCCCAAAACACCATGCATAGAGAACAGTCGCTAAGTGCGTTGTTGGAGCATGTGTCGATGTTGACTTGCCTACAAGTAGCAAACTATAACTCGATAGATTGAACattatatttattttaatatGAATGAAATAGCCTAGTCTACTATTTATATTTTAATGCCGTCATCTCGGTTTTCATTTGACACATTTTTATTTGTCGCATGTTTGTATCAATTGTagacattggcaactttgtatttgtagtcaactaTGTTCTGAAGTTATCGGTagtcacagagagacagttaAACCACGGGATTCTATGTTTGTAGTATATTTTCTGTGTATAAAGTGACGCAGGAGGGCAAAAAGCATCTGACGCCCTTAGCTGTTCTTCGAGTGATCTGAGGCAAGCGTTAAATTACGAGCGTTTTCAAGTGCAACGTTAATAACGAGCGTTTAGGGAAACAGCTGGGAGATTTAACAAGGCTCCTATGAAGGTTCTAACAATGAACTtattagccttaagatgcttttgggaaacggCCCTGAACACTACAGATGGTTACAGTGTTTTCATAAGATTGTTGGACAAATGTAAAAGCTCTTTGTATCCATAGAGCCAGGTTTTTCCTGTAGTCACTCATTTAGAATGCCTGCAGCAGTAACAGTACTTAGCTTTGTGTTGTGCATAAGTGTTAAACTTCAATAACATTGATGAGAGTAGGCCTACTTAAACATATGGAGCATAAATAGCTGTACGTTACAGTGACTTGTGTTTAAGGGGAAAATGCTATTAAAACATTCGGATGTAGATCATTTTGTGTTTCCATCCCTTACAAATCAAAACATAGTATGCCTGTAACTCAATGCACTGCTAATTAAATGGGAAAATATTTTAGGGACAAATATGAGtacaataaaaaattaaaataactaATGCCATCAATACGATTAATTATTTTAATCGTTTAACAGCCctagttataatgcattatacaACACATGAACAAAGAACTACTTTCATATTGCAATATTGTGATAGCTGGGCTAAGGGGATGTTTTTACCGACCGTCTTCCGCAGGTAAAAGCTCGTAGAGTTCCTTCACCTCTTCGTGCTTGGCCTTGCCCTTGTCGACACTCTGCTTGCGCATGTCGGCCATCTCCAGGCACCACTCCTCAAACTTCCTGTTGTCTCGGTCCACCAGCCTCTGTAGAAAGCCTGGCACAGATAGAGGGCTCCCACTGATATCACAGCTACCGTTGCTGGGTTCAAAGGTCATACAAACAACATTCTAACCACGTCACCTCTGCAGCAACAGGTAGTGTACCACGCATATCTAGCTGACTTTAGTTGCAGGGAATATATAACTATACAAGTCTTACTCGGGAATAGCTTTAACCGCCTACACATTTCTTCTTACCTATTTTTCCCTGGGGTGGTAACTTTGGTTGATTATTTTAATAAAGTATGTCAAAGGGATGTACACACTGGAGCTATCCAGCTAGCTCAGTT includes these proteins:
- the LOC124028639 gene encoding ubiquitin carboxyl-terminal hydrolase 48-like isoform X3: MAPRVQLEKAAWRWVESVRPEDIRREHIEIAYRICVPPCKRGACRRNCKGNPNCLVGIGEHAWLGEINENSFHNIDDPNSERRDKNTFVGLTNLGATCYVNTFLQVWFHNLELRRTLYLCQNARAEEHNMDSDYEPRSICEHLQYLFALLQNSNRRYIDPSGLVKALGLDTGQQQDAQEFSKLFLSLLEDTLSKQKNPNLQNVIQLQFCGQMSYVTVCNQCGRASPLPSRYYELELNIQGHKNLTECVTEFLKEEKLDGDNCYFCESCQSKQNATRRIKLHSLPHVLNLQLMRFVFDRQTGHKKKLNTFISFPEQLDMGPFLEGKEDEKCVYELSAVLIHRGVSAYSGHYIAHVRDARTSDWYKFNDEEIEKMEGKKLQLGIEEDIAETVKSQTRKPKCSKGYHCSRNAYMLVYKCHGEEDTDPMETNVDVPGFLQRLVDRDNRKFEEWCLEMADMRKQSVDKGKAKHEEVKELYELLPAEDGQQYEFVPLEWLKKWLDDSTVTKEIDNGNFLCSHGKLHPDKVGEAKRISVKAAELLFDRYGGGPRLDGSTLCEECVGQRCRVLRLKNQLAEDYKEVTNLVKGPPKSDEGYWVGKTSLRSWRQLALEQLDEDEEETKHIDGKTNGEGPEITATKEYGPENQDEDEEEMKTFNEDILCRHGGLSILESERRLVTEEVWSKLRVYFPRAPQFTQLQEPCQQCLRLEREGKENEALNRMMASEQKSSLLNLFQEKNRPTLTKWPQETDILYIVPLFFVDEWRKFIRRPTKTTPVSSVGNSLLLCPHGGFMFTHDSMLMGDAQHIALLWPGEWEVISRHFLVDQPISICRISQATPNGSSVEYTTQPELCRDCREGFIFQQQRDMREYAQATVYVRKVIDDKRLMEAAPEVNVSGSEAEDEREEPVTKVDGERDPDFSQIEDGAKRQRLSDCTIGAAASPAPMASGGKSGIRRSTRRRKLRGEKALIVSANQTLKELKIQIMHAFSVAPFDQNLSIDGRCLTDDSATLGSLGVIPESVICLKADEPIADYAALDDVYQVCMPEEGFKGTGLLGH
- the LOC124028639 gene encoding ubiquitin carboxyl-terminal hydrolase 48-like isoform X4; this translates as MAPRVQLEKAAWRWVESVRPEDIRREHIEIAYRICVPPCKRGACRRNCKGNPNCLVGIGEHAWLGEINENSFHNIDDPNSERRDKNTFVGLTNLGATCYVNTFLQVWFHNLELRRTLYLCQNARAEEHNMDSDYEPRSICEHLQYLFALLQNSNRRYIDPSGLVKALGLDTGQQQDAQEFSKLFLSLLEDTLSKQKNPNLQNVIQLQFCGQMSYVTVCNQCGRASPLPSRYYELELNIQGHKNLTECVTEFLKEEKLDGDNCYFCESCQSKQNATRRIKLHSLPHVLNLQLMRFVFDRQTGHKKKLNTFISFPEQLDMGPFLEGKDEKCVYELSAVLIHRGVSAYSGHYIAHVRDARTSDWYKFNDEEIEKMEGKKLQLGIEEDIAETVKSQTRKPKCSKGYHCSRNAYMLVYKCHGEEDTDPMETNVDVPGFLQRLVDRDNRKFEEWCLEMADMRKQSVDKGKAKHEEVKELYELLPAEDGQQYEFVPLEWLKKWLDDSTVTKEIDNGNFLCSHGKLHPDKVGEAKRISVKAAELLFDRYGGGPRLDGSTLCEECVGQRCRVLRLKNQLAEDYKEVTNLVKGPPKSDEGYWVGKTSLRSWRQLALEQLDEDEEETKHIDGKTNGEGPEITATKEYGPENQDEDEEEMKTFNEDILCRHGGLSILESERRLVTEEVWSKLRVYFPRAPQFTQLQEPCQQCLRLEREGKENEALNRMMASEQKSSLLNLFQEKNRPTLTKWPQETDILYIVPLFFVDEWRKFIRRPTKTTPVSSVGNSLLLCPHGGFMFTHDSMLMGDAQHIALLWPGEWEVISRHFLVDQPISICRISQATPNGSSVEYTTQPELCRDCREGFIFQQQRDMREYAQATVYVRKVIDDKRLMEAAPEVNVSGSEAEDEREEPVTKVDGERDPDFSQIEDGAKRQRLSDCTIGAAASPAPMASGGKSGIRRSTRRRKLRGEKALIVSANQTLKELKIQIMHAFSVAPFDQNLSIDGRCLTDDSATLGSLGVIPESVICLKADEPIADYAALDDVYQVCMPEEGFKGTGLLGH
- the LOC124028639 gene encoding ubiquitin carboxyl-terminal hydrolase 48-like isoform X2, translated to MAPRVQLEKAAWRWVESVRPEDIRREHIEIAYRICVPPCKRGACRRNCKGNPNCLVGIGEHAWLGEINENSFHNIDDPNSERRDKNTFVGLTNLGATCYVNTFLQVWFHNLELRRTLYLCQNARAEEHNMDSDYEPRSICEHLQYLFALLQNSNRRYIDPSGLVKALGLDTGQQQDAQEFSKLFLSLLEDTLSKQKNPNLQNVIQLQFCGQMSYVTVCNQCGRASPLPSRYYELELNIQGHKNLTECVTEFLKEEKLDGDNCYFCESCQSKQNATRRIKLHSLPHVLNLQLMRFVFDRQTGHKKKLNTFISFPEQLDMGPFLEGKDEKCVYELSAVLIHRGVSAYSGHYIAHVRDARTSDWYKFNDEEIEKMEGKKLQLGIEEDIAETVKSQTRKPKCSKGYHCSRNAYMLVYKCHGEEDTDPMETNVDVPGFLQRLVDRDNRKFEEWCLEMADMRKQSVDKGKAKHEEVKELYELLPAEDGQQYEFVPLEWLKKWLDDSTVTKEIDNGNFLCSHGKLHPDKVGEAKRISVKAAELLFDRYGGGPRLDGSTLCEECVGQRCRVLRLKNQLAEDYKEVTNLVKGPPKSDEGYWVGKTSLRSWRQLALEQLDEDEEETKHIDGKTNGEGPEITATKEYGPENQDEDEEEMKTFNEDILCRHGGLSILESERRLVTEEVWSKLRVYFPRAPQFTQLQEPCQQCLRLEREGKENEALNRMMASEQKSSLLNLFQEKNRPTLTKWPQETDILYIVPLFFVDEWRKFIRRPTKTTPVSSVGNSLLLCPHGGFMFTHDSMLMGDAQHIALLWPGEWEVISRHFLVDQPISICRISQATPNGSSVEYTTQPELCRDCREGFIFQQQRDMREYAQATVYVRKVIDDKRLMEAAPEVNVSGSEAEDEREEPVTKVDGERDPDFSQIEDGAKRQRLSDCTIGAAASPAPMASGGKSGIRRSTRRRKLRGEKALIVSANQTLKELKIQIMHAFSVAPFDQNLSIDGRCLTDDSATLGSLGVIPESVICLKADEPIADYAALDDVYQVCMPEEGFKGHAPLDHDSGLPGLMTPGCPQSTWSFCCSSLNCSACG